From a single Larimichthys crocea isolate SSNF chromosome XIII, L_crocea_2.0, whole genome shotgun sequence genomic region:
- the phactr4b gene encoding phosphatase and actin regulator 4B isoform X2, translating into MACCFKSRHHGSWTLSTPTPDDEAEQHHSTMVGEGGSTGDSTPKRKGKFSTLGKIFKPWKWRKKKSSEKFKETSEELERKMSTRRTRQELIEQGVLKEVPDNDADPDTQNPKQPYVKNGHTLPVSTGGGGGGGGGGGGGGGGVISGSRSPCNQGKPPLESDFRMNPAWLPQPDDRRIRSPSNGDRRGAPGSRGAGIHEDGWRGGGMGSRAHVEGEWKPNMAWQGQIHGQMEEGRRGGRLHPEDGQKRPGLQKAPSEDGRRSRPAEADWKPTLPRHASAEEGRARRESDSHFVPDPEALRDTLREPLPPKQSVMPPKWLMSSTPESGNKGPPRTPSNHPTTQYSTPSAPAAAPKPVRSVSSAGASTQQSVSVAPTSTSQGTKQPPLPPPKPVNRGNATMLVSALQGGENAQLPLYWSCWKRECDYDVYLSLPVYLCRRAGGLRSGDFTQATGGASLVPAKPSPPMPPKRTTPVTKRNTEDSSASSHLINPSPLSLEDHSNLPVGFQLPPPPPSPPLPTHIPPSPPRQHIHTHHLHHQHSYPHPLPQPIPMLFDPPSPTNESPQRPAPVPLHIMIQRALSSPGPAQPHPDGLQRAHTLLFETPPEYQGDRGRPLPVSIQPLKLSEDDYSEEEEEEDDEEEEEYDGEIPQPELEPRSRRCLVGDAGVCVISGGNSSEEEEDEDEEEEEEEEHDMRGEDSDSDGPVLYKDEDSDEDEEDEPPPSALASRVKRKDTLALKLSSRPCAPERDRFTQERSSRDDQPPGQTGLTWQSREQWEAIRTQIGTALTRRLSQRPTAEELEQRNILQPKNQADRQAEVREIKRRLTRKLSQRPTVAELQARKILRFHEYVEVTDAQDYDRRADKPWTKLTPADKAAIRKELNDYKSTEMEVHEESRIYTRFHRP; encoded by the exons ATGGCATGCTGTTTCAAGTCCCGCCACCATGGAAGCTGGACACTTAGCACCCCTACTCCAG ATGATGAAGCTGAGCAGCACCACAGCACAATGGTGGGAGAGGGGGGCAGCACGGGGGACAGCACCCCAAAGCGTAAGGGCAAGTTCTCTACCCTTGGCAAGATCTTCAAGCCGTGGAAATGGcggaagaagaaaagcagcgAGAAGTTCAAGGAAACTTCAGAAG AACTGGAGAGAAAGATGTCGACGAGGCGAACACGGCAGGAGCTTATAGAACAGGGAGTGCTGAAGGAGGTCCCGGACAACG ATGCAGATCCAGATACACAAAACCCGAAGCAGCCTTATGTGAAGAATGGCCACACTCTGCCTGTGAGCActggcggaggaggaggtggtggtggtgggggaggtggaggtggaggaggagtcaTCAGTGGTAGCAGGAGCCCATGCAACCAGGGCAAACCCCCCTTAGAGTCAGACTTTAGGATGAACCCGGCCTGGCTCCCCCAGCCAGATGACCGCAGGATCCGCTCTCCCTCCAACGGAGACCGCCGGGGAGCTCCGGGCTCCAGGGGCGCAGGAATACATGAAGACGggtggagagggggagggatggGGTCACGTGCACATGTTGAGGGCGAGTGGAAGCCTAACATGGCCTGGCAGGGCCAGATTCACGGCCAGATGGAGGAGGGCAGACGTGGGGGCAGACTTCACCCCGAGGATGGGCAGAAGAGGCCCGGGCTGCAGAAAGCCCCATCGGAGGATGGCAGGAGGAGTCGGCCTGCGGAAGCAGACTGGAAGCCCACACTCCCTCGACATGCATCTGCTGAGGAGGGGAGAGCCCGCAGAG AGTCAGACAGCCATTTTGTCCCTGACCCAGAAGCTCTGCGGGACACCCTGCGTGAACCTCTGCCACCGAAACAGTCGGTCATGCCTCCAAAATGGCTGATGAGCTCCACCCCTGAATCTGGCAACAAGGGTCCACCTAGGACCCCATCCAACCACCCCACAACCCAGTACTCTACTCCCTCCGCCCCCGCGGCTGCGCCTAAACCCGTCCGGTCCGTCTCCTCTGCGGGTGCATCCACTCAGCAGTCTGTATCTGTAGCCCCAACCTCCACCTCTCAGGGCACCAAGCAGCCCCCTCTGCCCCCGCCCAAGCCTGTGAACAGGGGCAACGCCACCATGCTGG TCTCCGCCCTGCAGGGGGGAGAGAACGCTCAGCTTCCACTCTACTGGTCCTGCTGGAAGCGAGAGTGCGACTACGATGTCTACCTGTCCCTGCCTGTCTACCTGTGCCGGCGGGCCGGAGGCCTGCGCTCAG GTGACTTCACCCAAGCCACCGGTGGTGCCAGCCTTGTACCAGCCAAGCCCTCTCCACCGATGCCTCCTAAGAGGACCACCCCCGTCACTAAGCGCAACACAGAGGACTCCTCTGCTTCAAGCCATCTCATTAACCCCTCACCGCTCTCTCTGGAGGACCACAGCAACCTCCCTGTGGGCTTCCAgctgcctccccctcctccctctcctccgctGCCAACACACATACCACCTTCACCTCCCCgccaacacatacacacccaccacctccaccatcaGCACTCCTACCCCCATCCATTGCCCCAACCCATACCAATGTTGTTTGACCCACCAAGCCCGACCAACGAGTCTCCTCAGCGCCCAGCTCCTGTCCCGCTGCATATCATGATCCAGCGAGCCCTGTCTAGCCCTGGCCCGGCGCAGCCGCATCCAGACGGGTTACAGCGTGCGCACACACTGCTTTTTGAAACCCCTCCGGAGTATCAAGGAGATCGGGGTCGCCCCCTTCCTGTCAGCATACAACCACTAAAACT ATCTGAAGATGACTactcagaggaggaagaagaggaggatgacgaggaggaggaagagtacGATGGGGAGATCCCCCAGCCAGAACTGGAGCCACGGAGTCGCAGATGCTTGGTCGGAGACGCCGGTGTTTGTGTCATCTCAGGTGGAAacagcagtgaggaggaggaagacgaggatgaagaggaggaggaggaagaagagcatgACATGCGCGGGGAGGACAGCGACTCCGACGGCCCTGTGCTTTATAAGGATGAAGACtcagatgaagatgaggaggacgaGCCCCCACCCA GCGCCCTGGCCAGCAGAGTCAAGAGGAAGGACACCTTAGCTCTGAAGCTGAGCAGCCGTCCCTGTGCCCCAGAGAGGGACAGGTTCACCcaggagaggagcagcagagacgACCAGCCACCAGGACAGACCGGGCTCACCTGGCAGAGCAGGGAGCAGTGGGAGGCCATCCGCACACAGATCGGCACTGCACTCACAAG gcGACTTAGCCAGAGACCCACTGCTGAGGAGCTCGAGCAAAGAAACATCCTTCAAC ccaAAAATCAGGCTGACAGACAAGCTGAGGTTAGAGAGATCAAGCGGCGGCTGACTAGGAAG CTGAGCCAGAGACCCACAGTTGCAGAACTACAGGCAAGAAAGATTCTGCGGTTTCACGAGTATGTAGAAGTCACAGATGCCCAAGACTATGATCGGAGAGCAGACAAGCCGTGGACGAAGCTGACTCCTGCTGACAAG GCGGCCATCAGGAAGGAGCTCAACGATTATAAGAGCACTGAAATGGAGGTTCATGAAGAGAGCAGAATCTACACGAG gTTTCATCGGCCttaa
- the phactr4b gene encoding phosphatase and actin regulator 4B isoform X3 — translation MENRDDEAEQHHSTMVGEGGSTGDSTPKRKGKFSTLGKIFKPWKWRKKKSSEKFKETSEELERKMSTRRTRQELIEQGVLKEVPDNDADPDTQNPKQPYVKNGHTLPVSTGGGGGGGGGGGGGGGGVISGSRSPCNQGKPPLESDFRMNPAWLPQPDDRRIRSPSNGDRRGAPGSRGAGIHEDGWRGGGMGSRAHVEGEWKPNMAWQGQIHGQMEEGRRGGRLHPEDGQKRPGLQKAPSEDGRRSRPAEADWKPTLPRHASAEEGRARRESDSHFVPDPEALRDTLREPLPPKQSVMPPKWLMSSTPESGNKGPPRTPSNHPTTQYSTPSAPAAAPKPVRSVSSAGASTQQSVSVAPTSTSQGTKQPPLPPPKPVNRGNATMLVSALQGGENAQLPLYWSCWKRECDYDVYLSLPVYLCRRAGGLRSGDFTQATGGASLVPAKPSPPMPPKRTTPVTKRNTEDSSASSHLINPSPLSLEDHSNLPVGFQLPPPPPSPPLPTHIPPSPPRQHIHTHHLHHQHSYPHPLPQPIPMLFDPPSPTNESPQRPAPVPLHIMIQRALSSPGPAQPHPDGLQRAHTLLFETPPEYQGDRGRPLPVSIQPLKLSEDDYSEEEEEEDDEEEEEYDGEIPQPELEPRSRRCLVGDAGVCVISGGNSSEEEEDEDEEEEEEEEHDMRGEDSDSDGPVLYKDEDSDEDEEDEPPPSALASRVKRKDTLALKLSSRPCAPERDRFTQERSSRDDQPPGQTGLTWQSREQWEAIRTQIGTALTRRLSQRPTAEELEQRNILQPKNQADRQAEVREIKRRLTRKLSQRPTVAELQARKILRFHEYVEVTDAQDYDRRADKPWTKLTPADKAAIRKELNDYKSTEMEVHEESRIYTRFHRP, via the exons ATGATGAAGCTGAGCAGCACCACAGCACAATGGTGGGAGAGGGGGGCAGCACGGGGGACAGCACCCCAAAGCGTAAGGGCAAGTTCTCTACCCTTGGCAAGATCTTCAAGCCGTGGAAATGGcggaagaagaaaagcagcgAGAAGTTCAAGGAAACTTCAGAAG AACTGGAGAGAAAGATGTCGACGAGGCGAACACGGCAGGAGCTTATAGAACAGGGAGTGCTGAAGGAGGTCCCGGACAACG ATGCAGATCCAGATACACAAAACCCGAAGCAGCCTTATGTGAAGAATGGCCACACTCTGCCTGTGAGCActggcggaggaggaggtggtggtggtgggggaggtggaggtggaggaggagtcaTCAGTGGTAGCAGGAGCCCATGCAACCAGGGCAAACCCCCCTTAGAGTCAGACTTTAGGATGAACCCGGCCTGGCTCCCCCAGCCAGATGACCGCAGGATCCGCTCTCCCTCCAACGGAGACCGCCGGGGAGCTCCGGGCTCCAGGGGCGCAGGAATACATGAAGACGggtggagagggggagggatggGGTCACGTGCACATGTTGAGGGCGAGTGGAAGCCTAACATGGCCTGGCAGGGCCAGATTCACGGCCAGATGGAGGAGGGCAGACGTGGGGGCAGACTTCACCCCGAGGATGGGCAGAAGAGGCCCGGGCTGCAGAAAGCCCCATCGGAGGATGGCAGGAGGAGTCGGCCTGCGGAAGCAGACTGGAAGCCCACACTCCCTCGACATGCATCTGCTGAGGAGGGGAGAGCCCGCAGAG AGTCAGACAGCCATTTTGTCCCTGACCCAGAAGCTCTGCGGGACACCCTGCGTGAACCTCTGCCACCGAAACAGTCGGTCATGCCTCCAAAATGGCTGATGAGCTCCACCCCTGAATCTGGCAACAAGGGTCCACCTAGGACCCCATCCAACCACCCCACAACCCAGTACTCTACTCCCTCCGCCCCCGCGGCTGCGCCTAAACCCGTCCGGTCCGTCTCCTCTGCGGGTGCATCCACTCAGCAGTCTGTATCTGTAGCCCCAACCTCCACCTCTCAGGGCACCAAGCAGCCCCCTCTGCCCCCGCCCAAGCCTGTGAACAGGGGCAACGCCACCATGCTGG TCTCCGCCCTGCAGGGGGGAGAGAACGCTCAGCTTCCACTCTACTGGTCCTGCTGGAAGCGAGAGTGCGACTACGATGTCTACCTGTCCCTGCCTGTCTACCTGTGCCGGCGGGCCGGAGGCCTGCGCTCAG GTGACTTCACCCAAGCCACCGGTGGTGCCAGCCTTGTACCAGCCAAGCCCTCTCCACCGATGCCTCCTAAGAGGACCACCCCCGTCACTAAGCGCAACACAGAGGACTCCTCTGCTTCAAGCCATCTCATTAACCCCTCACCGCTCTCTCTGGAGGACCACAGCAACCTCCCTGTGGGCTTCCAgctgcctccccctcctccctctcctccgctGCCAACACACATACCACCTTCACCTCCCCgccaacacatacacacccaccacctccaccatcaGCACTCCTACCCCCATCCATTGCCCCAACCCATACCAATGTTGTTTGACCCACCAAGCCCGACCAACGAGTCTCCTCAGCGCCCAGCTCCTGTCCCGCTGCATATCATGATCCAGCGAGCCCTGTCTAGCCCTGGCCCGGCGCAGCCGCATCCAGACGGGTTACAGCGTGCGCACACACTGCTTTTTGAAACCCCTCCGGAGTATCAAGGAGATCGGGGTCGCCCCCTTCCTGTCAGCATACAACCACTAAAACT ATCTGAAGATGACTactcagaggaggaagaagaggaggatgacgaggaggaggaagagtacGATGGGGAGATCCCCCAGCCAGAACTGGAGCCACGGAGTCGCAGATGCTTGGTCGGAGACGCCGGTGTTTGTGTCATCTCAGGTGGAAacagcagtgaggaggaggaagacgaggatgaagaggaggaggaggaagaagagcatgACATGCGCGGGGAGGACAGCGACTCCGACGGCCCTGTGCTTTATAAGGATGAAGACtcagatgaagatgaggaggacgaGCCCCCACCCA GCGCCCTGGCCAGCAGAGTCAAGAGGAAGGACACCTTAGCTCTGAAGCTGAGCAGCCGTCCCTGTGCCCCAGAGAGGGACAGGTTCACCcaggagaggagcagcagagacgACCAGCCACCAGGACAGACCGGGCTCACCTGGCAGAGCAGGGAGCAGTGGGAGGCCATCCGCACACAGATCGGCACTGCACTCACAAG gcGACTTAGCCAGAGACCCACTGCTGAGGAGCTCGAGCAAAGAAACATCCTTCAAC ccaAAAATCAGGCTGACAGACAAGCTGAGGTTAGAGAGATCAAGCGGCGGCTGACTAGGAAG CTGAGCCAGAGACCCACAGTTGCAGAACTACAGGCAAGAAAGATTCTGCGGTTTCACGAGTATGTAGAAGTCACAGATGCCCAAGACTATGATCGGAGAGCAGACAAGCCGTGGACGAAGCTGACTCCTGCTGACAAG GCGGCCATCAGGAAGGAGCTCAACGATTATAAGAGCACTGAAATGGAGGTTCATGAAGAGAGCAGAATCTACACGAG gTTTCATCGGCCttaa
- the phactr4b gene encoding phosphatase and actin regulator 4B isoform X5: protein MENRDDEAEQHHSTMVGEGGSTGDSTPKRKGKFSTLGKIFKPWKWRKKKSSEKFKETSEELERKMSTRRTRQELIEQGVLKEVPDNDADPDTQNPKQPYVKNGHTLPVSTGGGGGGGGGGGGGGGGVISGSRSPCNQGKPPLESDFRMNPAWLPQPDDRRIRSPSNGDRRGAPGSRGAGIHEDGWRGGGMGSRAHVEGEWKPNMAWQGQIHGQMEEGRRGGRLHPEDGQKRPGLQKAPSEDGRRSRPAEADWKPTLPRHASAEEGRARRESDSHFVPDPEALRDTLREPLPPKQSVMPPKWLMSSTPESGNKGPPRTPSNHPTTQYSTPSAPAAAPKPVRSVSSAGASTQQSVSVAPTSTSQGTKQPPLPPPKPVNRGNATMLGDFTQATGGASLVPAKPSPPMPPKRTTPVTKRNTEDSSASSHLINPSPLSLEDHSNLPVGFQLPPPPPSPPLPTHIPPSPPRQHIHTHHLHHQHSYPHPLPQPIPMLFDPPSPTNESPQRPAPVPLHIMIQRALSSPGPAQPHPDGLQRAHTLLFETPPEYQGDRGRPLPVSIQPLKLSEDDYSEEEEEEDDEEEEEYDGEIPQPELEPRSRRCLVGDAGVCVISGGNSSEEEEDEDEEEEEEEEHDMRGEDSDSDGPVLYKDEDSDEDEEDEPPPSALASRVKRKDTLALKLSSRPCAPERDRFTQERSSRDDQPPGQTGLTWQSREQWEAIRTQIGTALTRRLSQRPTAEELEQRNILQPKNQADRQAEVREIKRRLTRKLSQRPTVAELQARKILRFHEYVEVTDAQDYDRRADKPWTKLTPADKAAIRKELNDYKSTEMEVHEESRIYTRFHRP, encoded by the exons ATGATGAAGCTGAGCAGCACCACAGCACAATGGTGGGAGAGGGGGGCAGCACGGGGGACAGCACCCCAAAGCGTAAGGGCAAGTTCTCTACCCTTGGCAAGATCTTCAAGCCGTGGAAATGGcggaagaagaaaagcagcgAGAAGTTCAAGGAAACTTCAGAAG AACTGGAGAGAAAGATGTCGACGAGGCGAACACGGCAGGAGCTTATAGAACAGGGAGTGCTGAAGGAGGTCCCGGACAACG ATGCAGATCCAGATACACAAAACCCGAAGCAGCCTTATGTGAAGAATGGCCACACTCTGCCTGTGAGCActggcggaggaggaggtggtggtggtgggggaggtggaggtggaggaggagtcaTCAGTGGTAGCAGGAGCCCATGCAACCAGGGCAAACCCCCCTTAGAGTCAGACTTTAGGATGAACCCGGCCTGGCTCCCCCAGCCAGATGACCGCAGGATCCGCTCTCCCTCCAACGGAGACCGCCGGGGAGCTCCGGGCTCCAGGGGCGCAGGAATACATGAAGACGggtggagagggggagggatggGGTCACGTGCACATGTTGAGGGCGAGTGGAAGCCTAACATGGCCTGGCAGGGCCAGATTCACGGCCAGATGGAGGAGGGCAGACGTGGGGGCAGACTTCACCCCGAGGATGGGCAGAAGAGGCCCGGGCTGCAGAAAGCCCCATCGGAGGATGGCAGGAGGAGTCGGCCTGCGGAAGCAGACTGGAAGCCCACACTCCCTCGACATGCATCTGCTGAGGAGGGGAGAGCCCGCAGAG AGTCAGACAGCCATTTTGTCCCTGACCCAGAAGCTCTGCGGGACACCCTGCGTGAACCTCTGCCACCGAAACAGTCGGTCATGCCTCCAAAATGGCTGATGAGCTCCACCCCTGAATCTGGCAACAAGGGTCCACCTAGGACCCCATCCAACCACCCCACAACCCAGTACTCTACTCCCTCCGCCCCCGCGGCTGCGCCTAAACCCGTCCGGTCCGTCTCCTCTGCGGGTGCATCCACTCAGCAGTCTGTATCTGTAGCCCCAACCTCCACCTCTCAGGGCACCAAGCAGCCCCCTCTGCCCCCGCCCAAGCCTGTGAACAGGGGCAACGCCACCATGCTGG GTGACTTCACCCAAGCCACCGGTGGTGCCAGCCTTGTACCAGCCAAGCCCTCTCCACCGATGCCTCCTAAGAGGACCACCCCCGTCACTAAGCGCAACACAGAGGACTCCTCTGCTTCAAGCCATCTCATTAACCCCTCACCGCTCTCTCTGGAGGACCACAGCAACCTCCCTGTGGGCTTCCAgctgcctccccctcctccctctcctccgctGCCAACACACATACCACCTTCACCTCCCCgccaacacatacacacccaccacctccaccatcaGCACTCCTACCCCCATCCATTGCCCCAACCCATACCAATGTTGTTTGACCCACCAAGCCCGACCAACGAGTCTCCTCAGCGCCCAGCTCCTGTCCCGCTGCATATCATGATCCAGCGAGCCCTGTCTAGCCCTGGCCCGGCGCAGCCGCATCCAGACGGGTTACAGCGTGCGCACACACTGCTTTTTGAAACCCCTCCGGAGTATCAAGGAGATCGGGGTCGCCCCCTTCCTGTCAGCATACAACCACTAAAACT ATCTGAAGATGACTactcagaggaggaagaagaggaggatgacgaggaggaggaagagtacGATGGGGAGATCCCCCAGCCAGAACTGGAGCCACGGAGTCGCAGATGCTTGGTCGGAGACGCCGGTGTTTGTGTCATCTCAGGTGGAAacagcagtgaggaggaggaagacgaggatgaagaggaggaggaggaagaagagcatgACATGCGCGGGGAGGACAGCGACTCCGACGGCCCTGTGCTTTATAAGGATGAAGACtcagatgaagatgaggaggacgaGCCCCCACCCA GCGCCCTGGCCAGCAGAGTCAAGAGGAAGGACACCTTAGCTCTGAAGCTGAGCAGCCGTCCCTGTGCCCCAGAGAGGGACAGGTTCACCcaggagaggagcagcagagacgACCAGCCACCAGGACAGACCGGGCTCACCTGGCAGAGCAGGGAGCAGTGGGAGGCCATCCGCACACAGATCGGCACTGCACTCACAAG gcGACTTAGCCAGAGACCCACTGCTGAGGAGCTCGAGCAAAGAAACATCCTTCAAC ccaAAAATCAGGCTGACAGACAAGCTGAGGTTAGAGAGATCAAGCGGCGGCTGACTAGGAAG CTGAGCCAGAGACCCACAGTTGCAGAACTACAGGCAAGAAAGATTCTGCGGTTTCACGAGTATGTAGAAGTCACAGATGCCCAAGACTATGATCGGAGAGCAGACAAGCCGTGGACGAAGCTGACTCCTGCTGACAAG GCGGCCATCAGGAAGGAGCTCAACGATTATAAGAGCACTGAAATGGAGGTTCATGAAGAGAGCAGAATCTACACGAG gTTTCATCGGCCttaa
- the phactr4b gene encoding phosphatase and actin regulator 4B isoform X4 encodes MGQSLRVETPSQDPQQHNNGDDEAEQHHSTMVGEGGSTGDSTPKRKGKFSTLGKIFKPWKWRKKKSSEKFKETSEELERKMSTRRTRQELIEQGVLKEVPDNDADPDTQNPKQPYVKNGHTLPVSTGGGGGGGGGGGGGGGGVISGSRSPCNQGKPPLESDFRMNPAWLPQPDDRRIRSPSNGDRRGAPGSRGAGIHEDGWRGGGMGSRAHVEGEWKPNMAWQGQIHGQMEEGRRGGRLHPEDGQKRPGLQKAPSEDGRRSRPAEADWKPTLPRHASAEEGRARRESDSHFVPDPEALRDTLREPLPPKQSVMPPKWLMSSTPESGNKGPPRTPSNHPTTQYSTPSAPAAAPKPVRSVSSAGASTQQSVSVAPTSTSQGTKQPPLPPPKPVNRGNATMLGDFTQATGGASLVPAKPSPPMPPKRTTPVTKRNTEDSSASSHLINPSPLSLEDHSNLPVGFQLPPPPPSPPLPTHIPPSPPRQHIHTHHLHHQHSYPHPLPQPIPMLFDPPSPTNESPQRPAPVPLHIMIQRALSSPGPAQPHPDGLQRAHTLLFETPPEYQGDRGRPLPVSIQPLKLSEDDYSEEEEEEDDEEEEEYDGEIPQPELEPRSRRCLVGDAGVCVISGGNSSEEEEDEDEEEEEEEEHDMRGEDSDSDGPVLYKDEDSDEDEEDEPPPSALASRVKRKDTLALKLSSRPCAPERDRFTQERSSRDDQPPGQTGLTWQSREQWEAIRTQIGTALTRRLSQRPTAEELEQRNILQPKNQADRQAEVREIKRRLTRKLSQRPTVAELQARKILRFHEYVEVTDAQDYDRRADKPWTKLTPADKAAIRKELNDYKSTEMEVHEESRIYTRFHRP; translated from the exons ATGATGAAGCTGAGCAGCACCACAGCACAATGGTGGGAGAGGGGGGCAGCACGGGGGACAGCACCCCAAAGCGTAAGGGCAAGTTCTCTACCCTTGGCAAGATCTTCAAGCCGTGGAAATGGcggaagaagaaaagcagcgAGAAGTTCAAGGAAACTTCAGAAG AACTGGAGAGAAAGATGTCGACGAGGCGAACACGGCAGGAGCTTATAGAACAGGGAGTGCTGAAGGAGGTCCCGGACAACG ATGCAGATCCAGATACACAAAACCCGAAGCAGCCTTATGTGAAGAATGGCCACACTCTGCCTGTGAGCActggcggaggaggaggtggtggtggtgggggaggtggaggtggaggaggagtcaTCAGTGGTAGCAGGAGCCCATGCAACCAGGGCAAACCCCCCTTAGAGTCAGACTTTAGGATGAACCCGGCCTGGCTCCCCCAGCCAGATGACCGCAGGATCCGCTCTCCCTCCAACGGAGACCGCCGGGGAGCTCCGGGCTCCAGGGGCGCAGGAATACATGAAGACGggtggagagggggagggatggGGTCACGTGCACATGTTGAGGGCGAGTGGAAGCCTAACATGGCCTGGCAGGGCCAGATTCACGGCCAGATGGAGGAGGGCAGACGTGGGGGCAGACTTCACCCCGAGGATGGGCAGAAGAGGCCCGGGCTGCAGAAAGCCCCATCGGAGGATGGCAGGAGGAGTCGGCCTGCGGAAGCAGACTGGAAGCCCACACTCCCTCGACATGCATCTGCTGAGGAGGGGAGAGCCCGCAGAG AGTCAGACAGCCATTTTGTCCCTGACCCAGAAGCTCTGCGGGACACCCTGCGTGAACCTCTGCCACCGAAACAGTCGGTCATGCCTCCAAAATGGCTGATGAGCTCCACCCCTGAATCTGGCAACAAGGGTCCACCTAGGACCCCATCCAACCACCCCACAACCCAGTACTCTACTCCCTCCGCCCCCGCGGCTGCGCCTAAACCCGTCCGGTCCGTCTCCTCTGCGGGTGCATCCACTCAGCAGTCTGTATCTGTAGCCCCAACCTCCACCTCTCAGGGCACCAAGCAGCCCCCTCTGCCCCCGCCCAAGCCTGTGAACAGGGGCAACGCCACCATGCTGG GTGACTTCACCCAAGCCACCGGTGGTGCCAGCCTTGTACCAGCCAAGCCCTCTCCACCGATGCCTCCTAAGAGGACCACCCCCGTCACTAAGCGCAACACAGAGGACTCCTCTGCTTCAAGCCATCTCATTAACCCCTCACCGCTCTCTCTGGAGGACCACAGCAACCTCCCTGTGGGCTTCCAgctgcctccccctcctccctctcctccgctGCCAACACACATACCACCTTCACCTCCCCgccaacacatacacacccaccacctccaccatcaGCACTCCTACCCCCATCCATTGCCCCAACCCATACCAATGTTGTTTGACCCACCAAGCCCGACCAACGAGTCTCCTCAGCGCCCAGCTCCTGTCCCGCTGCATATCATGATCCAGCGAGCCCTGTCTAGCCCTGGCCCGGCGCAGCCGCATCCAGACGGGTTACAGCGTGCGCACACACTGCTTTTTGAAACCCCTCCGGAGTATCAAGGAGATCGGGGTCGCCCCCTTCCTGTCAGCATACAACCACTAAAACT ATCTGAAGATGACTactcagaggaggaagaagaggaggatgacgaggaggaggaagagtacGATGGGGAGATCCCCCAGCCAGAACTGGAGCCACGGAGTCGCAGATGCTTGGTCGGAGACGCCGGTGTTTGTGTCATCTCAGGTGGAAacagcagtgaggaggaggaagacgaggatgaagaggaggaggaggaagaagagcatgACATGCGCGGGGAGGACAGCGACTCCGACGGCCCTGTGCTTTATAAGGATGAAGACtcagatgaagatgaggaggacgaGCCCCCACCCA GCGCCCTGGCCAGCAGAGTCAAGAGGAAGGACACCTTAGCTCTGAAGCTGAGCAGCCGTCCCTGTGCCCCAGAGAGGGACAGGTTCACCcaggagaggagcagcagagacgACCAGCCACCAGGACAGACCGGGCTCACCTGGCAGAGCAGGGAGCAGTGGGAGGCCATCCGCACACAGATCGGCACTGCACTCACAAG gcGACTTAGCCAGAGACCCACTGCTGAGGAGCTCGAGCAAAGAAACATCCTTCAAC ccaAAAATCAGGCTGACAGACAAGCTGAGGTTAGAGAGATCAAGCGGCGGCTGACTAGGAAG CTGAGCCAGAGACCCACAGTTGCAGAACTACAGGCAAGAAAGATTCTGCGGTTTCACGAGTATGTAGAAGTCACAGATGCCCAAGACTATGATCGGAGAGCAGACAAGCCGTGGACGAAGCTGACTCCTGCTGACAAG GCGGCCATCAGGAAGGAGCTCAACGATTATAAGAGCACTGAAATGGAGGTTCATGAAGAGAGCAGAATCTACACGAG gTTTCATCGGCCttaa